From Synechococcus sp. A10-1-5-1, a single genomic window includes:
- a CDS encoding sulfite exporter TauE/SafE family protein gives MSAAVLLGLGGGLIGFLLSVLGAGGSILLLPLLVTGAALPTREAVPLSLIVVMILALANLGPYLRRGQFAPRQALLLGLPALAGSWIGGSWVKAGLIPEAVQLSVFAIAAVLASWLLLRSQAQPHRGRGPAAEPLLLLQGLLIGLLTGIAGVGGGFAIVPALVLLAGLPMALASGTSLLLIAVNALVALAALGHWPQASLPLLIPLLLGGAAGAVVGQRLAPHLSDRHLRRGFSFLLMASALLSGVEAWKRQSPEALAREELISPQRKRHLTA, from the coding sequence CTGAGCGCCGCTGTCCTACTGGGACTAGGGGGAGGTCTGATTGGCTTTTTGCTCTCCGTCCTGGGGGCCGGGGGCTCAATCCTGCTGTTGCCTCTGTTGGTCACTGGGGCCGCCCTGCCCACCCGGGAGGCCGTTCCGCTCTCCTTAATCGTCGTGATGATCCTGGCCCTCGCGAATCTGGGGCCTTACCTGCGCCGCGGCCAGTTCGCCCCCAGGCAGGCCCTACTCCTGGGGCTCCCGGCCCTCGCCGGGAGCTGGATCGGTGGGAGCTGGGTCAAAGCTGGCCTGATCCCAGAAGCCGTTCAACTCAGCGTTTTTGCCATTGCGGCGGTCCTGGCCTCATGGCTTCTCCTCCGGAGCCAAGCCCAACCCCATCGAGGCCGAGGTCCAGCGGCCGAACCACTTCTGTTGCTGCAGGGTCTCTTAATCGGCCTTCTCACGGGCATCGCCGGCGTCGGCGGGGGCTTCGCGATCGTTCCAGCGCTCGTTCTGCTGGCGGGCCTACCGATGGCACTGGCCAGCGGCACCAGCTTGTTGCTGATCGCCGTCAACGCGCTGGTAGCCCTGGCCGCTCTCGGCCATTGGCCACAGGCCAGCCTGCCTCTACTGATCCCTCTACTGCTGGGGGGGGCAGCGGGGGCTGTGGTCGGTCAACGGCTTGCCCCCCATCTGAGCGATCGCCATCTGCGGCGCGGCTTCTCTTTTTTGCTGATGGCCTCAGCCCTTCTCAGCGGGGTCGAAGCCTGGAAACGCCAGTCCCCTGAGGCACTCGCCAGGGAAGAACTGATCAGCCCCCAGCGCAAGAGGCACCTAACGGCCTAG
- a CDS encoding rhodanese-like domain-containing protein: MTHAQAINAQDLADQLTAKRVSVIDVREPMEYASGHISGSLNVPLHRLLQADLPQGPLVLVCQSGKRSNRGLSQLMAQGHPHPLSELQGGLPSWQGAGFPVRKLKNAPLPLMRQVQIAAGSLILLGLILSNTVAPGWIALTWFVGAGLTFAGVSGFCGMARLLAVMPWNRVSL, encoded by the coding sequence ATGACCCACGCCCAAGCCATCAACGCCCAGGACCTGGCCGATCAACTCACCGCCAAACGCGTCAGCGTGATTGATGTCCGCGAACCAATGGAGTACGCCAGCGGTCACATCAGCGGCAGCCTGAACGTCCCACTCCATCGACTCCTGCAGGCGGATCTTCCCCAGGGCCCTCTGGTGCTCGTCTGCCAAAGCGGCAAACGCAGCAATCGCGGCCTGAGCCAATTGATGGCCCAAGGCCATCCCCACCCCCTGAGCGAATTGCAGGGGGGACTGCCCAGCTGGCAAGGGGCCGGCTTCCCCGTACGCAAACTCAAAAATGCACCCCTGCCGCTGATGCGTCAGGTGCAAATCGCCGCTGGATCGCTGATCCTGCTGGGCCTGATCCTCAGCAACACCGTTGCCCCCGGCTGGATTGCCCTCACCTGGTTCGTGGGTGCAGGCCTGACCTTCGCCGGTGTCAGCGGCTTCTGCGGCATGGCCAGGCTGCTGGCCGTGATGCCCTGGAACCGGGTGTCCCTGTGA
- a CDS encoding rhodanese-like domain-containing protein, giving the protein MVSTAPSPIVLLDAAGGHPLLHRQLFDATTGTYTYLLADVASGQGVLIDSVFEQHDRDLSLIRELGIELVATLDTHAHADHVTGSWLMQQATGCAIGLAKATRAKNVTLPLQHGDQVSFGGRHLHVRSTPGHTDGYITYVLDDQSAAFTGDALLVRGCGRCDFQQGDPHTLWRSITEQIFSLPNSCLLYPGHDYTGRTLSSVAEEKAFNARLGGGADERDFVGHMTNMKLPHPGQIAIALPGNMRSGQPPEEQPVQHWAPIQRSFAGLPELLPSWLAEHSSDVTVLDVRSEDEVDGPDGRIETSLNIPLPELEQRQGELPGERPLVVVCHAGSRSALATQQLLKAGFERVANLRGGLLRWSDEGYPLIGSVNH; this is encoded by the coding sequence ATGGTCTCCACCGCGCCATCCCCGATCGTGCTCCTGGATGCAGCAGGCGGGCACCCCCTGCTGCATCGCCAACTGTTCGATGCGACGACAGGGACCTACACCTACTTACTGGCCGATGTCGCCTCCGGCCAGGGCGTGCTCATCGACTCCGTGTTTGAACAACACGACCGGGATCTCTCCTTGATTCGAGAGCTGGGCATCGAGCTGGTCGCCACCCTGGATACCCATGCCCACGCGGATCACGTCACCGGCAGCTGGCTCATGCAGCAAGCCACCGGCTGCGCCATCGGCCTGGCCAAGGCCACACGAGCCAAGAACGTCACCCTCCCCCTTCAGCACGGGGATCAGGTGAGCTTTGGCGGTCGGCACCTGCACGTGCGCAGTACCCCTGGCCACACCGATGGCTACATCACCTACGTCCTCGACGACCAGTCGGCGGCGTTCACCGGCGACGCCCTGCTGGTTCGAGGCTGCGGTCGCTGCGACTTCCAGCAGGGAGACCCCCATACCCTCTGGCGTTCGATCACCGAGCAGATCTTCAGCCTGCCCAACAGCTGCCTGCTCTACCCCGGCCACGACTACACCGGCCGCACGCTCTCCTCGGTCGCCGAGGAGAAAGCCTTCAACGCACGCCTGGGTGGGGGAGCCGATGAACGGGACTTCGTTGGCCACATGACCAACATGAAGCTCCCCCACCCGGGCCAGATCGCCATCGCCCTCCCCGGGAATATGCGCTCGGGCCAGCCGCCAGAGGAGCAGCCCGTTCAGCACTGGGCCCCGATTCAGCGCAGCTTTGCTGGGTTACCCGAGCTCCTCCCCAGCTGGCTGGCTGAACACAGCAGCGACGTCACCGTTCTCGATGTCCGCTCTGAGGACGAGGTGGACGGGCCGGATGGCCGGATCGAAACCAGCCTCAACATCCCGCTGCCGGAGCTGGAGCAGCGCCAGGGGGAACTGCCCGGCGAGCGCCCCCTCGTCGTGGTCTGCCATGCGGGGAGTCGCTCAGCCCTGGCGACCCAACAGCTCCTGAAGGCCGGCTTTGAGCGGGTCGCCAATCTCCGCGGCGGCCTCCTGCGCTGGAGCGACGAGGGCTACCCGCTCATTGGCTCCGTAAACCACTGA
- a CDS encoding bifunctional 2-polyprenyl-6-hydroxyphenol methylase/3-demethylubiquinol 3-O-methyltransferase UbiG, producing MDQEFWDQRFRESHYAYGTQPNDFLRAKAAALPPGDALCLAEGGGRNAVHLAQQGHRVTAQDLSPIGLEKAQQLAQKKGVTLLCSCGDLRDFTPEAESVDLVVAIWMHLEPELRALVHRRAVDALKPGGHLILEAYNPGQLQHGTGGPPNPELLITAAQLQEELQGLTWLALQETERWIEEGPLHQGQSAVVQAFGQKKTT from the coding sequence ATGGATCAGGAGTTCTGGGATCAGCGCTTCCGCGAGAGCCACTACGCCTACGGAACCCAGCCCAACGACTTCCTCAGAGCCAAGGCGGCAGCTCTCCCCCCTGGGGATGCCCTCTGCCTGGCTGAAGGGGGTGGTCGCAACGCGGTTCATCTGGCCCAACAGGGGCATCGCGTGACCGCCCAAGACCTCAGCCCGATCGGCCTCGAGAAAGCCCAACAGCTTGCACAGAAAAAAGGGGTAACGCTCCTCTGCAGCTGCGGAGATCTGCGGGACTTCACCCCCGAAGCCGAAAGCGTCGATCTCGTTGTCGCCATCTGGATGCACCTCGAGCCGGAACTGCGCGCCCTGGTTCACAGGCGCGCCGTTGACGCCCTGAAGCCCGGCGGGCACCTGATCCTCGAGGCCTACAACCCAGGCCAGCTTCAGCACGGAACCGGCGGACCACCCAACCCGGAGCTGCTCATCACAGCGGCGCAACTCCAAGAGGAACTCCAAGGGCTGACCTGGCTCGCACTGCAGGAAACCGAACGCTGGATCGAGGAAGGCCCCCTCCACCAAGGCCAGAGCGCCGTCGTCCAAGCCTTCGGCCAGAAGAAGACAACGTGA
- a CDS encoding ArsR/SmtB family transcription factor: MGASGAMPSQELLEEFSQFFRLLSEPARLQLLCHLKLGPTDVASLIEATGFSQSHISRQLGQLQRAGLVRCEREGTRTIWQADGDLVDDLCSLVQNRLRQRLQAQLDQLQSA; encoded by the coding sequence ATGGGTGCCTCGGGCGCAATGCCCTCCCAGGAGTTGCTGGAGGAGTTCAGTCAGTTTTTTCGGCTTCTGAGCGAGCCGGCTCGGCTGCAGCTGCTCTGTCACCTCAAGCTGGGTCCAACCGATGTCGCCTCATTGATCGAGGCCACGGGGTTTTCCCAGTCCCACATCAGCCGGCAGCTTGGTCAGCTGCAGCGGGCTGGCTTGGTTCGCTGCGAGCGCGAGGGGACGCGCACGATCTGGCAGGCGGATGGCGATTTGGTGGATGACCTCTGTTCCTTGGTTCAGAACAGGCTCAGGCAAAGGCTTCAGGCCCAGCTGGATCAGCTTCAATCGGCCTAA
- a CDS encoding NAD(P)-binding protein — translation MPSATPHADLAIVGAGVSGCALAASLRSRGWRGSIELLEIGRGPGGRAATRYSRQDPDLRINHGAPLFNIRAQTPPRLLNALAERAAISPFRGPIRSLDAERTLGSAIEDGFSDGTLWQGHGAMDQLCAQLLELAMEQGGSLRRRFGTLVRHLRPERLDAGLSWTLQDDAGGALVKARWLVLSGTLLAHPRSQQVFGWDDIPLEQAARSLADPELDAAQAQLASIDAQASCNLLVTLPQEAASAWLALPWRLLQCTPTAQERWGLRRISVQPLADGRCAVVAESSPAFAADHLDIYGSRSSAAQLLRAKPDPSAETRVLDALAQALTDLTELPLEGAARQLMRWGAAFPIAPGLDPSHRVCPASAIGFCGDNLSGDGFGRIEGALSSAEALAEELLEKL, via the coding sequence TTGCCCTCAGCCACCCCGCACGCTGATCTCGCCATCGTTGGCGCAGGGGTGTCGGGTTGTGCGCTTGCGGCATCACTGCGTAGCCGTGGCTGGCGCGGTTCCATCGAACTGCTGGAGATCGGCCGGGGGCCCGGGGGGCGTGCCGCGACCCGCTATTCCCGCCAGGACCCAGACCTGCGGATCAACCATGGGGCGCCGCTCTTCAACATTCGAGCCCAGACCCCTCCTCGCCTGCTGAACGCACTCGCGGAACGTGCTGCGATCAGCCCCTTCCGCGGACCCATTCGGAGCCTGGATGCAGAGCGGACACTGGGCTCTGCGATTGAGGATGGATTCAGCGACGGCACGCTCTGGCAGGGCCATGGAGCGATGGATCAGCTCTGTGCACAGCTGCTGGAGCTGGCCATGGAACAGGGCGGATCACTCCGCAGACGCTTTGGAACGCTGGTACGCCACCTGAGGCCCGAGCGCTTGGATGCCGGTCTGAGTTGGACCCTGCAAGACGACGCGGGCGGGGCCTTGGTGAAGGCCCGCTGGCTTGTGCTGAGCGGCACCCTCCTGGCCCATCCCCGTAGTCAGCAGGTTTTTGGCTGGGACGACATCCCGCTTGAGCAAGCAGCCCGGAGTTTGGCTGACCCCGAGCTAGACGCGGCCCAAGCCCAGCTGGCCTCGATCGACGCCCAAGCCAGCTGCAACCTGCTGGTGACCCTTCCCCAGGAGGCCGCCAGCGCCTGGCTTGCGCTTCCTTGGCGACTGCTGCAATGCACCCCAACCGCACAGGAGCGTTGGGGACTGCGCCGGATCAGCGTTCAACCGCTTGCCGATGGGCGCTGTGCGGTTGTGGCGGAATCCAGTCCCGCCTTTGCCGCAGACCATCTCGATATCTATGGCTCACGCTCATCGGCGGCCCAACTGCTGCGGGCCAAACCCGATCCCTCCGCCGAAACCCGCGTGCTGGATGCCCTTGCCCAGGCCCTCACGGATCTGACTGAACTGCCGCTCGAAGGAGCCGCAAGACAACTGATGCGTTGGGGAGCCGCCTTCCCCATCGCTCCAGGCCTGGACCCCAGCCATCGGGTCTGCCCTGCCAGCGCCATCGGTTTCTGCGGCGACAACCTGTCAGGTGACGGCTTTGGCCGGATCGAGGGGGCGCTCAGCAGCGCTGAGGCATTAGCCGAAGAACTGCTTGAGAAGCTCTAG
- a CDS encoding Nif11-like leader peptide family natural product precursor, whose translation MSLDQLKAFLARVQADEPLKQQVLAAATADDVAQIGLKLGFEFSGDELLRVSGKTFDRVTVLKNDMPGEYN comes from the coding sequence ATGTCGCTCGATCAACTGAAGGCTTTCCTGGCACGCGTCCAGGCCGATGAACCCCTGAAGCAGCAGGTCCTGGCAGCCGCCACCGCCGATGACGTCGCCCAGATCGGACTGAAGCTGGGCTTTGAGTTCTCCGGCGATGAACTGCTGCGGGTCTCTGGCAAGACATTCGACCGGGTCACCGTCCTGAAGAACGACATGCCCGGCGAATACAACTGA
- a CDS encoding HPP family protein: protein MVWKRIQSERQRGRDYQPRFQQRQVIGSWLGALLAITALGLISLWSNYPLVVAPFGASTVLLFGHPSSPLAQPRNVVLGNTLAAVVSVSCVMALGDGPWVMGLAVALTIALGQVLRCLHPPAGAVALLGVLLKAQPSFIWMPVLSGSLVMMLIAVAYSRLQPGAEHYPHHWL from the coding sequence ATGGTCTGGAAGCGAATCCAGTCAGAACGTCAACGGGGACGGGACTATCAACCGCGCTTCCAGCAGCGCCAGGTCATCGGTTCCTGGCTGGGGGCCCTGCTGGCGATCACAGCCCTGGGCTTGATCAGTCTCTGGAGCAACTACCCGCTGGTCGTAGCACCCTTCGGCGCCTCCACCGTGCTGCTCTTTGGCCACCCCTCCAGTCCCCTGGCACAACCGCGGAATGTGGTGCTGGGAAACACCCTGGCCGCCGTGGTCAGCGTCAGCTGCGTCATGGCCCTTGGTGATGGCCCTTGGGTCATGGGTCTGGCCGTGGCCCTGACCATTGCCCTGGGGCAAGTGCTGCGTTGCCTCCATCCACCGGCGGGGGCCGTGGCCTTGCTGGGGGTCCTGCTCAAGGCTCAACCCAGCTTCATCTGGATGCCCGTGCTCAGTGGCTCGCTGGTAATGATGCTGATCGCCGTGGCCTACAGCCGCCTCCAGCCGGGTGCTGAGCACTACCCCCATCACTGGCTCTGA
- a CDS encoding AhpC/TSA family protein: MRAPEALLNEIAEIPGMESGSKRLVILMTQLGDFDSLEYAQALAPALPKLEQAGIKTLAIGIGDAAGAERFCQFTGFPRSNLKVEAEPRLHRGLGLYAGLQTPGGPWPGLLLMCAGIGSPGTLSEVFRGYTGDRTAPQRFDSPLFRLAGGDGFQRPFELATVRLRNMTEVLGKWRTYVPQDDFITQRGATYLLDADDALLYQHLDRGMLGFSATMNRPLSFLDPYLD, encoded by the coding sequence ATGAGAGCACCTGAGGCACTGCTGAACGAGATCGCTGAAATCCCTGGGATGGAGTCCGGTTCCAAGCGGCTGGTGATCCTGATGACCCAGCTGGGAGATTTCGATTCGCTCGAATACGCCCAGGCCCTGGCGCCGGCCCTGCCCAAGCTGGAGCAGGCGGGAATCAAGACCCTGGCGATTGGCATTGGCGATGCCGCAGGAGCCGAGCGGTTCTGCCAATTCACCGGCTTTCCCCGGAGCAACCTCAAGGTGGAGGCTGAACCCAGGTTGCACCGCGGCCTTGGGCTCTACGCCGGCCTACAGACCCCAGGCGGGCCCTGGCCTGGATTGCTCTTGATGTGTGCCGGCATTGGTTCCCCGGGAACCTTGAGCGAGGTCTTTCGTGGTTACACGGGCGACCGCACAGCGCCGCAACGGTTCGACAGTCCCCTGTTCCGACTGGCGGGTGGCGACGGATTCCAGCGGCCCTTTGAGCTGGCCACCGTCCGCCTGCGGAACATGACCGAGGTGCTGGGGAAGTGGCGGACCTATGTCCCCCAGGACGACTTCATCACCCAACGCGGCGCTACTTACCTGCTGGACGCTGACGACGCTCTGCTGTATCAGCACCTGGATCGGGGAATGCTGGGTTTCTCCGCAACCATGAATCGACCGCTGTCTTTCCTGGACCCTTATCTGGACTGA
- a CDS encoding DUF4236 domain-containing protein — protein sequence MAWAFRRRIKVIPGVSINLSKSGISASAGVRGASLTFRSDGIYRNLGLPGTGLYSRQKVGNYGGGTPADEPDQGFLPDEGFDETAPDYSFISADPLEVTSEGLQGLQQAVIDANRQRDELKRDAASIRDSLSLIRFGAILSKLCLVYFLLPSLKRAIQAGIKARQDALREVSSSIELSVVSLAVEMDAECRASYLQCQHSFDALTRCASIWDVTSGSDVDRVRSRSAAAMSIERSTTKCLRQGVPGISSPELPLVFLNRNGADIYVYPGFFVMYESPSRMGILDMAELEVSYESTRFIETEAVPPDSSRVGEVWEKSNKDGSRDKRYAENRQLPVMEYGEITFRSRSGIYEKYMFSDARQAGSFFDALQGFKSLL from the coding sequence ATGGCGTGGGCATTCCGTAGAAGGATCAAAGTCATCCCGGGTGTCTCCATCAACCTCAGCAAGAGCGGGATCAGTGCTAGCGCAGGAGTTAGGGGCGCGTCTTTGACCTTCAGGTCAGATGGGATCTATCGGAATCTCGGTCTTCCTGGGACTGGGCTCTACAGCAGGCAAAAGGTAGGGAACTATGGAGGCGGAACTCCTGCAGACGAGCCCGACCAAGGTTTTTTGCCTGACGAGGGGTTTGATGAGACGGCACCTGACTACTCCTTCATCAGCGCGGATCCGCTTGAGGTCACCAGCGAGGGACTTCAAGGACTCCAGCAGGCAGTCATCGATGCCAACCGTCAACGAGATGAACTGAAGAGAGATGCCGCATCCATACGGGACTCGCTTTCTCTCATTCGCTTTGGAGCAATTCTTTCGAAGCTCTGCTTGGTCTATTTCCTTTTGCCTTCCCTTAAAAGGGCGATCCAGGCAGGGATCAAAGCGCGGCAGGACGCTCTCAGGGAAGTCAGCTCATCCATTGAGCTGTCTGTGGTCTCTCTTGCTGTGGAGATGGATGCCGAATGCCGTGCTTCATACCTGCAGTGCCAGCACTCTTTCGATGCGCTGACCCGCTGCGCGTCTATCTGGGACGTCACCTCAGGCAGTGATGTGGATCGTGTGAGATCTCGCTCTGCTGCCGCTATGAGCATTGAGCGATCGACCACCAAGTGCCTTCGTCAGGGTGTTCCTGGTATCTCCTCGCCAGAGTTGCCGTTGGTCTTCCTGAATCGGAATGGTGCAGACATCTACGTGTACCCAGGGTTCTTTGTCATGTACGAGTCACCATCTCGGATGGGAATCCTTGATATGGCAGAGCTTGAGGTCTCTTACGAGTCAACACGGTTTATAGAGACCGAGGCGGTTCCTCCAGATAGCAGCAGGGTCGGGGAGGTCTGGGAAAAATCGAACAAGGATGGAAGCAGAGACAAGCGTTACGCCGAGAATCGGCAGCTACCCGTCATGGAGTACGGCGAGATCACCTTCAGGTCAAGGTCAGGTATTTACGAGAAATACATGTTCAGTGATGCCAGACAAGCAGGGAGCTTCTTTGATGCTCTTCAGGGATTCAAGAGTCTTCTTTAG
- a CDS encoding ion transporter, with protein sequence MRLFREKLFLWLGEEKEKTTNLGKAIGVLIAFSVGLAVISTEPIARGVYGSLLTKLDIAVAVLFFTEYILRLWVAPLRRNTRGGGRGALNYALTPLAILDLLAIAPTILGFVTPELYLLRIIRLARISRIGRSKRFRKSIKHFNHAITSKKEELQISAVYTGIVIFVSSILMYIAEGPVQQEQFGSIPRCLWWSIVTVTTVGYGDVYPVTFFGRLIAALTAICGVAVIAIPIGIISAGFTESLGSERS encoded by the coding sequence GTGCGTCTTTTTCGTGAAAAGCTATTCCTTTGGCTGGGAGAGGAGAAGGAGAAGACGACTAACCTTGGGAAAGCCATTGGTGTATTAATTGCCTTTTCGGTTGGACTGGCGGTTATTTCTACTGAGCCAATAGCACGAGGCGTCTATGGAAGCTTACTGACAAAGCTTGATATAGCAGTTGCCGTACTGTTCTTCACCGAATACATTCTTAGGCTCTGGGTAGCCCCGCTAAGAAGGAACACAAGAGGGGGAGGAAGGGGCGCGCTGAATTATGCGTTAACCCCTCTTGCCATCCTTGACCTGCTTGCAATTGCCCCAACCATTTTGGGCTTCGTAACTCCAGAGCTATATCTCTTGCGCATCATTCGCCTTGCGCGAATAAGTCGCATTGGGCGATCTAAGCGATTCAGAAAGAGTATCAAGCATTTCAATCATGCAATTACATCAAAGAAGGAAGAACTACAGATCTCTGCTGTCTACACCGGGATCGTCATCTTTGTTAGTAGCATTCTGATGTATATCGCGGAAGGACCCGTCCAGCAAGAACAGTTTGGATCAATCCCAAGGTGCCTGTGGTGGTCAATCGTGACTGTGACAACCGTTGGCTACGGGGATGTTTATCCAGTCACCTTTTTCGGGCGACTTATTGCTGCCTTAACTGCAATCTGTGGTGTTGCAGTGATCGCAATCCCAATCGGAATTATTTCCGCTGGATTTACCGAGTCTCTTGGCTCCGAAAGGTCCTAA
- a CDS encoding AAA family ATPase produces the protein MSADAAVIKALELPRWSRDLLRFLPLKSQFLLTGNVRDRYPWKDAGKERARPLPLQGYLATLLRTVGVSHVLAFDPVNGFSIPLGEGVDLAAEIEALRFLDLSWSATGRAAATPPRFFELLPSILNNAGDRIGLLADFSSRYLCRVDLPTADEHYWFTTALVLSHEVRSQPVGPDQTPLFNPLLWIADKEGDLPPWLVVNNPRLRSITLPPPDRASRRLLASTLVAGLPGVAQASAAEIKTAEATLIEQCDGLLLVDLVAIAELCRRESVPLTEIGDGIRRYKLGVTENPWASLDRERIRSADAVIARRIKGQTHAVTKMLDIVKRAVIGLTDERGRLGRPRGVAFLAGPTGTGKTELAKTITELLFGDESAYIRFDMSEFSAEHSDQRLIGAPPGYVGYDTGGELTNAIREKPFSVVLFDEIEKAHPRILDKFLQILDDGVLTSGQGERVYFSESFLIFTSNLGIYRRDASGERVANTSQDDDFEIVERKVSSEIDRYFKLELGRPEILNRIGENVIIFDFVRPDVADQIFSMMLEAIIERVVRASGREVRLSDSVRLRLHEICLNDLSDGGRGIRNQLEAHLLNPLARLLFDDPGVGPLLINTITVECGLTVLHPAAAVEG, from the coding sequence ATGTCTGCAGACGCCGCTGTAATCAAGGCGCTTGAGTTGCCGCGCTGGAGCCGCGACCTTTTACGCTTCCTTCCACTTAAAAGTCAGTTCTTACTCACCGGCAACGTCCGAGACCGCTATCCATGGAAGGACGCCGGCAAGGAGCGAGCACGACCATTGCCCCTGCAGGGTTACCTCGCAACCTTGCTACGCACCGTGGGGGTGAGCCATGTGCTCGCTTTCGATCCGGTCAACGGTTTTTCCATCCCCCTGGGAGAGGGGGTGGATCTGGCAGCAGAAATAGAAGCACTTCGCTTCCTGGATTTGAGTTGGAGCGCAACTGGGCGAGCAGCGGCCACGCCACCCCGGTTCTTCGAGCTACTGCCATCGATCCTTAACAATGCTGGCGACCGCATTGGTCTCCTGGCGGATTTCTCGTCTCGTTATCTCTGCCGGGTGGACCTGCCCACCGCCGATGAGCACTACTGGTTCACCACCGCTTTGGTGTTGTCCCATGAAGTGCGGTCCCAGCCAGTCGGACCTGATCAAACGCCACTCTTCAATCCGCTGCTGTGGATTGCCGATAAAGAGGGAGATCTGCCCCCCTGGTTGGTGGTCAATAACCCTCGCCTGCGGTCCATCACCCTGCCGCCGCCGGATCGCGCTAGCAGACGTCTGCTGGCCAGCACTCTGGTGGCTGGGCTACCGGGAGTGGCCCAGGCCAGTGCTGCTGAAATCAAGACTGCGGAAGCCACCCTGATCGAGCAATGCGATGGACTTCTTCTGGTCGACCTGGTTGCCATTGCTGAACTCTGCCGGAGGGAGTCGGTTCCACTCACTGAAATTGGCGATGGCATCCGCCGGTACAAGCTTGGCGTCACAGAAAACCCGTGGGCTTCTCTCGATCGCGAGCGAATCCGCAGCGCCGACGCGGTGATCGCCCGACGAATCAAGGGCCAAACCCACGCTGTTACCAAGATGCTTGACATCGTCAAGCGTGCAGTCATCGGTCTAACTGATGAGCGGGGCCGCCTCGGCCGCCCCCGCGGGGTGGCTTTCCTGGCAGGCCCTACCGGCACGGGCAAGACGGAACTCGCCAAGACCATCACCGAACTTCTGTTTGGAGATGAGAGCGCCTATATCCGCTTTGACATGAGCGAGTTCTCAGCAGAGCACTCAGATCAGCGTCTCATTGGTGCTCCTCCAGGTTATGTCGGTTATGACACCGGAGGTGAACTTACCAATGCCATTCGTGAAAAGCCTTTCTCGGTGGTGTTGTTTGATGAGATTGAGAAAGCTCATCCACGCATTCTTGACAAGTTCCTGCAGATACTCGATGACGGTGTGCTCACATCAGGGCAAGGGGAACGGGTCTACTTCTCGGAATCATTTCTAATCTTCACATCCAACCTTGGGATCTATCGCCGAGACGCTTCTGGCGAACGAGTCGCCAACACTAGCCAGGATGATGATTTCGAGATAGTGGAGCGGAAGGTTTCCTCAGAGATCGATCGCTATTTCAAGCTAGAACTTGGGCGGCCGGAGATCCTTAACCGGATTGGAGAGAACGTAATCATATTCGACTTTGTTCGCCCCGATGTTGCTGATCAGATCTTCTCGATGATGTTAGAGGCCATCATCGAGCGGGTTGTGCGGGCTTCCGGTCGAGAGGTTCGACTCAGTGATTCTGTTCGCTTGAGGCTGCATGAAATCTGCCTTAATGATCTTTCTGATGGCGGGCGTGGAATACGCAACCAGCTTGAGGCCCATCTACTAAATCCACTAGCACGTTTGCTTTTTGATGATCCCGGCGTTGGGCCTCTGCTAATCAACACAATCACTGTGGAATGTGGCCTCACCGTGCTGCACCCCGCTGCCGCAGTAGAGGGCTGA
- a CDS encoding 4Fe-4S single cluster domain-containing protein encodes MAIWVQGCSLQCPGCISRDTWVHGQGNVAFKALTNNLEHWLPQSDGLTVSGGEPFEQPIALEILLSWWREHHKGDILVFSGLSREQIEMQHSRILALIDVLISDPYQEEAEHTLALRGSDNQRMHLLTPLAAQRYRVLPSERALDICWDGDRVWMAGIPNPADLKELHRRLQAQGLSFQSSDQPFVEVLP; translated from the coding sequence GTGGCTATCTGGGTGCAGGGCTGCTCTCTGCAATGCCCTGGATGCATCAGCCGTGACACTTGGGTGCATGGCCAGGGAAATGTTGCATTCAAAGCCTTAACAAACAATCTTGAGCACTGGCTTCCGCAGTCCGACGGACTAACAGTGTCCGGTGGCGAACCTTTTGAACAGCCTATTGCCTTGGAAATACTACTGAGTTGGTGGCGCGAGCACCACAAAGGCGACATTCTCGTGTTCTCTGGATTAAGCAGAGAGCAAATCGAGATGCAGCATTCCCGAATATTGGCACTAATCGATGTTCTGATCAGCGATCCATACCAAGAAGAGGCAGAGCACACCCTGGCCTTGCGGGGCTCAGACAACCAGCGGATGCATTTGTTGACTCCGCTTGCAGCCCAGCGCTACCGCGTACTGCCCAGCGAAAGGGCCTTAGACATCTGCTGGGATGGTGACCGGGTCTGGATGGCTGGAATTCCCAACCCCGCCGATCTGAAGGAGCTGCACCGACGACTTCAGGCACAAGGGCTTTCATTCCAAAGCTCTGATCAGCCCTTCGTTGAGGTGTTGCCATGA